In one Desulfoferula mesophila genomic region, the following are encoded:
- a CDS encoding Wzt carbohydrate-binding domain-containing protein yields the protein MGRAQAQARAAELAAERRWGQGEVEITAVRLLDREGQAHAVFTSGAPLNLEIDYRMRQEVDDLVFGVAIHNSAGGLCYGSNTAIDQAELGPVPPQGTVRCALQRLDLVPGTYTLDVAAHAADGRAYDYLTQVATLSVRGGPRDEGIWRPPHTWSLSSREDKA from the coding sequence ATGGGCCGGGCCCAGGCCCAGGCCCGCGCCGCCGAGCTGGCCGCCGAGCGCCGCTGGGGTCAGGGCGAGGTGGAGATCACGGCCGTGCGCCTGCTGGACCGGGAGGGCCAGGCCCACGCGGTGTTCACCAGCGGCGCGCCGCTTAACCTGGAGATCGACTACCGGATGCGCCAGGAGGTGGACGACCTGGTGTTCGGGGTGGCCATCCACAACAGCGCCGGGGGGCTGTGCTACGGCAGCAACACGGCCATCGACCAGGCCGAGCTGGGGCCCGTCCCGCCCCAGGGCACGGTGCGTTGCGCTCTCCAGCGCCTGGACCTGGTACCCGGCACCTACACCCTGGACGTGGCCGCCCACGCCGCCGACGGCCGGGCCTACGACTACCTCACCCAGGTGGCCACCCTGTCGGTGCGCGGCGGGCCCCGCGACGAGGGCATCTGGCGGCCGCCCCACACCTGGAGCCTCAGCTCACGGGAAGACAAGGCATGA
- a CDS encoding class I SAM-dependent methyltransferase — MSQEEKSAPPVDVQAILAQVDQAVEDKKAAGFYDPAELRRVEEAALAARSVDDEPGNLMKLHHARLKEYWEPTGWGVDTHRTGAAGKLIVGLKKLIYKASRFPMSVWLARQARFNDETVHLITVLLPLVANLRSRLPQAEKRLDELEVSLARTAPRIEALLARLERVVTEQEAQGQAAPGALDEVRRARFQSRGAAYLEFENAHRGGRELIKQRQSVYLPFFAKSVTPQAPLVDLGCGRGEFLEAAQEAGLAAKGVELNPEMVAHCQGRGLEVAEGEALQYLAAQPDASLGGILLAQVIEHLTTDELYELVSLAALKLADGGHLIAETVNPACLTTLSGAFYLDLTHQRPIHPEAARFLWKGAGLRQVEVLYLSPYPEQYRLPQAPGEDATAQALNQTVARLNDLLYSFQDYAVVGRK, encoded by the coding sequence ATGAGCCAAGAAGAAAAAAGCGCCCCGCCGGTGGACGTTCAGGCCATTTTGGCCCAGGTGGACCAGGCGGTGGAGGACAAGAAGGCCGCCGGCTTCTACGACCCGGCCGAGCTGCGGCGGGTGGAGGAGGCGGCCCTGGCCGCCCGCTCGGTGGACGACGAGCCGGGCAACCTGATGAAGCTGCACCACGCCCGGCTCAAGGAGTATTGGGAGCCCACCGGCTGGGGGGTGGACACCCACCGCACCGGCGCGGCGGGCAAGCTCATCGTGGGCCTCAAGAAGCTCATCTACAAGGCCAGCCGCTTCCCCATGAGCGTGTGGCTGGCCCGCCAGGCCCGCTTCAACGACGAGACGGTGCACCTGATCACCGTGCTCCTGCCCCTGGTGGCCAACCTGCGCTCCCGCCTGCCCCAGGCCGAAAAGCGCCTGGACGAGCTGGAGGTCTCCCTGGCCCGCACCGCCCCGCGCATCGAGGCCCTGCTGGCCCGCCTGGAGCGGGTGGTGACAGAGCAGGAGGCCCAGGGCCAGGCAGCGCCCGGCGCGCTGGACGAGGTGCGCCGGGCCCGCTTCCAGAGCCGGGGGGCGGCCTATTTGGAGTTCGAGAACGCCCACCGGGGCGGGCGCGAGCTGATCAAGCAGCGCCAGAGCGTGTACCTGCCCTTTTTCGCCAAGAGCGTCACCCCCCAGGCCCCCCTGGTGGACCTGGGCTGCGGCCGGGGCGAGTTCTTGGAGGCGGCCCAGGAGGCGGGGCTCGCGGCCAAGGGCGTGGAGCTCAACCCGGAGATGGTGGCCCACTGCCAAGGCCGGGGCCTGGAGGTGGCCGAGGGCGAGGCCCTGCAATACCTGGCCGCCCAGCCCGACGCCAGCCTGGGGGGCATCCTGCTGGCCCAGGTCATCGAGCACCTGACCACCGATGAGCTCTACGAGCTGGTGAGCCTGGCCGCCCTCAAACTGGCCGATGGAGGCCACCTCATCGCCGAGACGGTGAACCCGGCCTGCCTCACCACCCTGTCCGGGGCCTTTTACCTGGACCTGACCCACCAGCGGCCCATCCACCCCGAGGCGGCCCGCTTCCTGTGGAAGGGGGCCGGGCTGCGCCAGGTGGAGGTGCTCTACCTTTCGCCCTACCCCGAGCAATACCGCCTGCCCCAAGCGCCGGGCGAGGACGCCACCGCCCAGGCCCTGAACCAGACGGTGGCGCGCCTCAACGACCTGCTCTACTCCTTCCAGGACTACGCGGTGGTGGGGCGCAAGTAG
- a CDS encoding glycosyltransferase family 4 protein, giving the protein MTATRPGQPLSCTFVLPWYGEQVPGGAEAEARLTAENLAAAGVRVQALATNLSGLGSDWERDTLPVGETVENGVTVRRFPVAPRDAARFDGLNMRVLAGAVLSPDEERDFYRNMVYSPELLTHIAAHPEQGPFFYIPYLFTSSVWGPLIHPAKSLIIPCLHDEGYARMAAVKRAMETSRMVCFHVPPERDLAAGLYDLGRTEPVIVGEGMDTHWTHDPERFRQDFGLSEPFILYAGRKDPGKNTPLLVHYFLRYKAEGRGPAGLKLVLVGNLPADIPPGGEAHVLDLGFVSVQQKHDAYAAAEVFVQPSLMESFSRVIMEAWLAGTPVMVHADCPVTQGHVLASGGGLAFKDYPHFAECLDYLLERPELRAQMARAGAAYVQGNFSWPVVVDNYLKVIETVSAEPACEPTTLERALAPRRPRLASGPAVHQMVPDFSFGDAIGNDALAIQKTLRSWGISSDIFAHSIHPRLADKARPIEEYAKQARPQDVLLFHFSIGHPVADLLPELPGRRVLRYHNITPAEFLDLCNPESAARARLGREQLRRIAPAVELGMGVSDYNCAELSEAGCPATATVPIVIDTSVLATPSDPFVAQRFDDGRPAVLHVGRLVPNKKIEDLIKTQYWLSRLVPGVRMLIVGGEVGCETYAEGLRELVDRLAVPDVHFSGHVSLAALMAYYRRADCYLCLSEHEGFCVPLVECMHLGIPVVAYGAAGVPGTLGDGGILLERKEPQRVAETVARVLTDPALAAGLRVAGQERLQRFAPARVAADLREVLTSRLGLELAP; this is encoded by the coding sequence ATGACCGCCACGCGCCCAGGCCAGCCCCTGTCCTGCACCTTCGTGCTGCCCTGGTACGGGGAGCAGGTGCCCGGCGGGGCCGAGGCCGAGGCCCGGCTCACCGCCGAAAACCTGGCCGCCGCCGGGGTGCGGGTCCAGGCCCTGGCCACCAACCTGAGCGGCCTGGGCAGCGACTGGGAGCGCGACACCCTGCCCGTGGGCGAGACCGTGGAAAACGGGGTCACGGTGCGCCGCTTTCCCGTGGCCCCCCGCGACGCGGCCCGCTTCGACGGCCTGAACATGCGGGTGCTGGCCGGGGCGGTGCTTAGCCCGGACGAAGAGCGCGACTTTTACCGCAACATGGTCTACAGCCCCGAGCTGCTCACCCACATCGCGGCCCACCCCGAACAAGGCCCCTTCTTCTATATCCCCTATTTGTTCACCTCCTCGGTGTGGGGGCCGCTGATCCACCCGGCCAAGAGCCTGATCATCCCCTGCCTGCACGACGAGGGCTACGCCCGCATGGCCGCGGTGAAACGGGCCATGGAAACCAGCCGCATGGTCTGCTTCCACGTGCCCCCGGAGCGCGACCTGGCCGCCGGGCTCTACGACCTGGGGCGCACCGAACCGGTGATCGTGGGCGAGGGCATGGACACCCACTGGACCCACGACCCGGAGCGCTTCCGGCAAGACTTCGGCCTCAGCGAGCCCTTTATCCTCTACGCGGGGCGCAAGGACCCGGGCAAGAACACCCCCCTGCTGGTGCACTATTTCTTGCGCTACAAGGCCGAGGGCCGGGGACCGGCCGGGCTCAAGCTGGTGTTGGTGGGCAACCTGCCCGCCGACATCCCGCCCGGCGGCGAGGCCCACGTCTTGGACCTGGGCTTTGTCAGCGTGCAGCAAAAGCACGACGCCTATGCGGCGGCCGAGGTGTTCGTGCAGCCCTCGCTCATGGAGAGCTTCTCGCGGGTGATCATGGAGGCCTGGCTGGCCGGCACCCCGGTGATGGTGCACGCCGACTGCCCGGTTACTCAGGGGCACGTGCTGGCCAGCGGCGGCGGCCTGGCCTTCAAGGACTACCCCCACTTCGCCGAGTGCCTGGACTACCTGCTGGAGCGCCCCGAACTGCGGGCTCAGATGGCCCGGGCTGGGGCCGCCTACGTGCAAGGCAACTTCTCCTGGCCGGTGGTGGTGGACAACTACCTCAAGGTCATCGAGACGGTGAGCGCCGAACCGGCGTGCGAGCCCACCACCCTGGAGCGGGCCCTGGCTCCCCGGCGCCCCCGCCTGGCCTCGGGCCCGGCGGTGCACCAGATGGTGCCGGACTTCAGCTTCGGCGACGCCATCGGCAACGACGCCCTGGCCATCCAGAAGACCCTGCGCTCCTGGGGGATCAGCTCGGACATCTTCGCCCACTCCATCCACCCCCGCCTGGCCGACAAGGCTCGTCCCATCGAGGAGTACGCCAAGCAGGCCCGGCCCCAGGACGTGCTGCTGTTCCATTTTTCCATCGGCCATCCGGTGGCCGACCTGTTGCCCGAGCTGCCGGGCCGCCGGGTGCTGCGCTACCACAACATCACCCCGGCCGAGTTCCTGGACCTGTGCAACCCCGAGAGCGCGGCCCGGGCCCGCCTGGGGCGCGAGCAGCTAAGGCGCATCGCCCCGGCGGTGGAGCTGGGTATGGGGGTGAGCGACTACAACTGCGCCGAACTCAGCGAGGCGGGCTGCCCGGCCACGGCTACGGTGCCCATCGTCATCGACACCTCGGTGCTGGCCACCCCCTCGGACCCCTTCGTGGCCCAGCGCTTTGACGACGGCCGCCCGGCGGTGTTGCACGTGGGCCGCCTGGTGCCCAACAAGAAGATCGAGGACCTCATCAAGACCCAGTACTGGCTGTCCCGCCTGGTGCCCGGCGTGCGCATGCTCATCGTGGGCGGCGAGGTGGGCTGCGAGACCTATGCCGAAGGCCTGCGCGAGCTGGTGGACCGTCTGGCCGTGCCTGACGTGCACTTCTCGGGGCACGTATCCCTGGCCGCCCTGATGGCCTATTACCGCCGGGCCGACTGCTACCTGTGCCTGTCCGAGCACGAGGGCTTTTGCGTGCCCCTGGTGGAGTGCATGCACCTGGGCATCCCCGTGGTGGCCTACGGGGCCGCCGGGGTGCCGGGCACCCTGGGGGACGGCGGCATCCTGCTGGAGCGCAAAGAGCCCCAGCGGGTGGCCGAGACGGTGGCCCGGGTGCTCACCGACCCCGCCCTGGCCGCCGGCCTACGCGTGGCCGGCCAGGAGCGCCTGCAACGCTTCGCCCCAGCGCGGGTGGCCGCTGATCTACGAGAGGTGCTCACCAGCCGCCTGGGCCTGGAGTTGGCCCCGTGA
- a CDS encoding glycosyltransferase family 4 protein, whose amino-acid sequence MKARPLIDARALQPGYKEHAQRGLGRYAKSLFTAMFQQVEPGELSFILRRDLPQPELPDPSPRLAVGSGPQSLPGGERLIGQFYTLPRALAPAWQQGRVVHFLSHADAPARLGPRTVLTCQDLIFQRMEEIYIEGRNPQVFHAARWLETRCLSRAARILAISECTKRDLVELYRIPPERISVAPLAVDPGLAPVEDPATRGEVLARYGLAEREYFFYLGGIDPRKDLPTLLRALLILREGGGAATLALAGQVAQDKHYPALTRLIVELGLSEAVRFLGFVPDADLPALYSGAAAFAFPSLYEGFGLPPLEAMACGAPVAAVAAAAVPEVVEDAGLLVPPGDAQALARALDALRGDPELAARYRALGLKRAAGFSWERTASQTLKVYEEVAAAA is encoded by the coding sequence GTGAAGGCCCGTCCCCTCATCGACGCCCGGGCCCTGCAGCCGGGCTACAAGGAGCACGCCCAGCGGGGCCTGGGCCGCTACGCCAAAAGCCTCTTCACGGCCATGTTCCAGCAGGTGGAGCCGGGGGAGTTGTCGTTTATCCTGCGCCGCGATCTGCCCCAGCCCGAGCTGCCCGACCCGTCGCCCCGCCTGGCGGTGGGCTCCGGGCCCCAGTCCCTGCCCGGCGGCGAACGCCTCATTGGCCAGTTTTATACCCTGCCCCGCGCCCTGGCCCCGGCCTGGCAACAGGGGCGGGTGGTGCATTTTCTCAGCCACGCCGACGCCCCGGCCCGCCTGGGGCCCAGGACGGTGCTCACCTGCCAGGACCTGATCTTCCAGCGCATGGAGGAGATCTACATCGAAGGGCGCAACCCCCAGGTCTTCCACGCGGCTCGCTGGCTGGAGACCCGCTGCCTTAGCCGGGCGGCGCGCATCCTGGCCATCAGCGAGTGCACCAAGCGCGACCTGGTAGAGCTTTACCGCATCCCGCCGGAGCGCATCAGCGTGGCGCCTCTGGCCGTGGACCCCGGCCTGGCCCCGGTGGAAGACCCGGCAACGCGGGGGGAGGTCCTGGCCCGCTACGGCCTCGCGGAGAGGGAATACTTCTTCTATTTGGGGGGCATCGACCCCCGCAAGGACTTGCCAACCCTGCTGCGGGCCCTGCTAATATTGCGGGAGGGCGGCGGTGCGGCCACCCTGGCCCTGGCCGGTCAGGTGGCCCAAGACAAGCACTACCCCGCCCTGACCCGGCTCATCGTGGAGCTGGGACTGAGCGAGGCGGTGCGCTTCCTGGGCTTCGTGCCCGACGCCGACCTGCCCGCCCTGTACTCCGGGGCCGCGGCCTTCGCCTTTCCCTCGCTCTACGAGGGCTTCGGCCTACCGCCCCTGGAGGCCATGGCCTGCGGCGCGCCAGTGGCCGCGGTAGCCGCCGCGGCGGTGCCCGAGGTGGTGGAGGACGCCGGGTTGCTGGTGCCGCCCGGCGACGCCCAGGCGCTGGCCCGAGCCCTGGACGCCCTGCGGGGCGACCCGGAGCTGGCCGCCCGCTACCGGGCCCTGGGGCTCAAACGAGCCGCCGGTTTTTCCTGGGAGCGCACCGCGTCCCAGACGCTGAAGGTTTACGAGGAGGTGGCTGCTGCTGCCTGA
- the rplQ gene encoding 50S ribosomal protein L17, with translation MRHAKDNRRLSRTTSHRKAMLRNMVTSLFEHEKIETTEAKAKELKREAEKMITLAKRGDLHARRQVEAYIRSHKVCSKLFEDGKSRYNGRQGGYVRVLPTRVRRGDAASMAMVELVDEGAAK, from the coding sequence ATGAGACACGCTAAGGATAATCGCAGGCTTTCGCGCACCACCTCCCATCGCAAGGCCATGCTGCGCAATATGGTGACCTCGCTGTTCGAGCACGAGAAGATCGAAACCACCGAGGCCAAGGCCAAGGAGCTCAAGCGCGAGGCCGAGAAGATGATCACCCTGGCCAAGCGCGGCGACCTGCATGCCCGCCGTCAGGTGGAGGCCTATATCCGCAGCCACAAGGTGTGCAGCAAGCTGTTCGAGGACGGCAAGAGCCGCTACAACGGCCGCCAGGGCGGCTACGTGCGCGTGCTGCCCACCCGGGTGCGCCGGGGCGATGCCGCCTCCATGGCCATGGTGGAGTTGGTGGACGAGGGCGCCGCCAAGTAG
- a CDS encoding DNA-directed RNA polymerase subunit alpha, with translation MERNWRELIRPSRLEVDEETHTQYYGKFSCEPLERGFGHTIGNALRRILISSLQGAAVTNVRMDGVLHEFSTINGVMEDVSDIILNLKGVRLKYLGHDPAIMHIDAKGEGVVSAGDIQAPPDVEILNPEHPVATLGPDGSLRAELTVKTGKGYVTADRNKSEEDPIGVVALDAAFSPIVKVNYVVTQARVGQITDYDKLTLEVFTNGAVTPEDAVAYAAKILKEQLSIFINFQEEPEPHKEESVEEPSLNDNLFRTVDELELSVRSANCLKNADIKYIGELVQKTESEMLKTKNFGRKSLNEIKEMLVEMGLSLGMTGLDDFPSREELEARTKEK, from the coding sequence ATGGAGAGAAACTGGAGAGAACTCATCAGGCCGTCGCGCCTGGAGGTGGACGAAGAGACCCACACCCAGTACTACGGCAAGTTCTCCTGCGAGCCGCTGGAGCGAGGCTTTGGTCATACCATCGGCAACGCCCTCAGGCGCATCCTGATCTCATCCTTGCAGGGGGCTGCCGTAACCAATGTTCGCATGGATGGGGTGTTGCATGAGTTTTCCACCATCAACGGAGTGATGGAAGACGTAAGCGACATTATCCTCAACCTCAAGGGCGTGCGGCTGAAGTACCTGGGCCACGACCCGGCGATAATGCATATTGACGCCAAGGGTGAAGGCGTGGTCAGCGCCGGGGACATCCAAGCTCCGCCGGACGTGGAGATACTCAACCCCGAGCACCCGGTGGCCACCCTGGGACCGGACGGCAGCCTGCGGGCCGAGCTCACGGTGAAAACCGGCAAGGGCTATGTGACCGCCGACCGCAACAAGAGCGAGGAAGATCCCATCGGGGTGGTGGCCTTGGACGCGGCCTTCAGCCCCATCGTGAAGGTGAACTACGTGGTGACCCAGGCCCGCGTCGGCCAGATCACCGACTATGACAAGCTGACCCTGGAAGTGTTCACCAACGGCGCGGTGACCCCCGAGGACGCGGTGGCCTACGCGGCCAAGATCCTCAAGGAGCAGCTGAGCATCTTCATCAACTTCCAGGAGGAGCCCGAGCCCCACAAGGAAGAGTCGGTCGAGGAGCCCTCGCTCAACGACAACCTCTTCCGCACCGTGGACGAGCTGGAGCTCTCGGTGCGCAGCGCCAATTGCCTGAAGAACGCCGACATCAAATACATCGGCGAGTTGGTGCAGAAAACCGAATCCGAGATGCTCAAGACCAAGAACTTCGGCCGCAAATCCCTGAACGAGATCAAGGAGATGCTGGTCGAGATGGGCCTGAGCCTGGGCATGACCGGCTTGGACGACTTCCCCAGCCGGGAGGAACTCGAGGCGAGGACGAAAGAAAAATGA
- the rpsD gene encoding 30S ribosomal protein S4 produces MARYRGSVCRLCRREVQKLYLKGDRCFSDKCAVERRAFPPGQHGQRRGKTSDYGLQLREKQKVRRMYGLAENQFKLTYKRAARMRGVTGHNLLMLLELRLDNVAYRLGFAGSRAQARHWVRHGHITINGQRVDIPSARVKPGDVVAVKDGSREIAQLKQSLEAVARRTVPGWLELEADKFRGTVKALPSREELTIPMQEQLIVELYSR; encoded by the coding sequence TTGGCTCGATACCGAGGATCAGTGTGCCGGCTTTGCCGCCGCGAAGTTCAAAAGCTCTATCTTAAGGGCGACCGCTGCTTCAGCGATAAATGCGCCGTGGAACGCCGCGCCTTCCCTCCGGGGCAGCACGGCCAACGCCGCGGCAAGACCAGCGACTACGGCCTGCAGCTTCGCGAGAAGCAGAAGGTCCGCCGCATGTACGGCCTGGCTGAGAACCAGTTCAAGCTGACCTACAAGCGCGCCGCCCGCATGCGCGGGGTTACGGGTCACAACCTGCTGATGCTCCTGGAGCTCAGGTTGGACAACGTGGCCTATCGCTTGGGGTTCGCCGGCAGCCGGGCCCAGGCCCGGCACTGGGTGCGCCACGGCCATATCACCATCAACGGGCAGCGCGTGGACATTCCCTCCGCTCGCGTGAAGCCCGGCGACGTGGTGGCGGTCAAGGACGGCAGCCGCGAGATCGCCCAGCTTAAGCAGTCCCTGGAGGCCGTGGCCCGGCGGACCGTGCCCGGCTGGCTGGAGCTTGAGGCTGATAAATTCCGGGGTACGGTCAAGGCGTTGCCCAGCCGCGAAGAGCTGACCATCCCCATGCAGGAGCAGCTCATCGTGGAGCTGTACTCCCGCTAG
- the rpsK gene encoding 30S ribosomal protein S11 codes for MAKAVKKGVRKRKEKKNIPNGVVHIQSTFNNTVITITDPQGNTVAWSSSGVQGFKGSRKSTPFAAQLAAEDAGKKAMDNGMRTVEVEVKGPGSGREAALRALGNVGFNVTVIRDVTPVPHNGCRPPKRRRV; via the coding sequence ATGGCCAAAGCGGTGAAAAAAGGCGTTCGCAAGCGCAAGGAAAAGAAGAACATCCCCAACGGGGTGGTTCACATTCAATCCACCTTCAACAATACGGTGATCACCATCACCGATCCGCAGGGCAACACCGTTGCGTGGTCCAGCAGTGGCGTGCAGGGCTTCAAGGGCTCGCGCAAGTCCACTCCCTTCGCGGCCCAGCTGGCCGCCGAGGACGCTGGCAAGAAGGCCATGGACAACGGCATGCGCACGGTTGAGGTGGAGGTCAAGGGGCCCGGCTCCGGACGCGAGGCCGCGCTTAGGGCCCTGGGCAATGTTGGCTTCAACGTAACCGTCATCCGCGACGTAACCCCCGTTCCCCACAACGGCTGCCGCCCGCCCAAGCGGCGCCGCGTGTAG
- the rpsM gene encoding 30S ribosomal protein S13 — protein MARISGIDLPRNKRIEIALTYIYGIGHTSAAKILAESGVDPATKAGELTDEEINNIRQVIDHAYKVEGDLRREISMNIKRLMDLGCYRGLRHRRGLPVNGQRTRTNARTRKGPSRAVMGKRKK, from the coding sequence GTGGCCAGAATTTCAGGCATCGACCTACCGCGTAACAAGCGCATCGAGATCGCGCTGACCTACATCTACGGCATCGGCCACACTTCGGCGGCCAAGATTCTGGCCGAGAGCGGGGTGGACCCCGCCACCAAGGCCGGAGAGCTGACTGATGAGGAGATCAACAACATCCGTCAGGTCATCGACCACGCCTATAAGGTGGAGGGCGATCTGCGGCGCGAAATCTCCATGAACATCAAGCGCCTGATGGACTTGGGCTGCTACCGGGGCCTGAGGCACCGCCGCGGTTTGCCGGTGAACGGCCAGCGCACCCGGACCAACGCCCGCACCCGCAAGGGCCCCAGCCGGGCGGTCATGGGCAAGAGGAAGAAGTAA
- the rpmJ gene encoding 50S ribosomal protein L36, translating into MKVRASVKRICKDCKIIKRAGVVRVICKKNPRHKQRQG; encoded by the coding sequence ATGAAGGTTCGGGCATCGGTCAAGCGCATCTGCAAGGACTGCAAGATCATCAAGCGCGCCGGCGTGGTGCGGGTGATTTGCAAGAAAAACCCGCGTCACAAGCAGCGCCAGGGTTAG
- the map gene encoding type I methionyl aminopeptidase, with translation MIVLKTPAEIELMAEANRLVGQVLRAVKAEVKPGVTTAHLDELAESMCRDAGAVPGFKGYHGYKYSLCCSVNSEVVHGFPRPEPLREGDILSVDFGVVLNGFNGDAAMTIAVGQVSDEAKRLMAATEASLAAGIEMMRPGNRLGDVSAAVQKVVENAGFSVVRQFVGHGIGRALHEDPQVPNFGKAGRGVELKPGLVLAIEPMVNAGAYEVKILADGWTAVTADGKLSAHFEHTVAVTEDGPRILSLP, from the coding sequence ATGATCGTCCTGAAAACTCCGGCGGAGATCGAGCTGATGGCCGAGGCCAACCGTTTGGTGGGCCAGGTGCTCAGAGCGGTCAAGGCGGAGGTAAAGCCCGGGGTGACTACGGCCCACCTCGACGAGTTGGCCGAGTCCATGTGCCGGGATGCCGGGGCCGTCCCCGGGTTCAAGGGCTACCACGGCTACAAATACAGCCTGTGTTGCTCGGTGAACAGCGAGGTGGTGCACGGCTTCCCGCGTCCCGAACCCCTAAGGGAGGGAGACATCCTCTCGGTGGACTTCGGGGTGGTCCTCAACGGCTTCAACGGCGACGCGGCCATGACCATCGCCGTGGGGCAAGTGAGCGACGAGGCCAAGCGGCTGATGGCGGCCACCGAGGCCTCCCTGGCCGCGGGCATAGAGATGATGCGGCCCGGCAACCGGCTGGGCGACGTCTCGGCGGCGGTGCAAAAGGTGGTGGAAAACGCCGGCTTCAGCGTGGTCCGCCAGTTCGTGGGCCACGGCATCGGGCGGGCCCTGCACGAAGACCCCCAAGTGCCCAACTTCGGCAAGGCCGGGCGGGGGGTGGAGTTGAAGCCGGGGCTGGTGCTGGCCATAGAACCCATGGTCAACGCCGGGGCTTACGAAGTGAAAATATTGGCCGACGGCTGGACGGCGGTCACCGCTGACGGTAAACTTTCGGCCCACTTTGAACACACCGTGGCCGTCACCGAAGACGGTCCGCGAATACTGAGCCTGCCCTAA
- a CDS encoding adenylate kinase has protein sequence MNLILLGPPGAGKGTQAKMLIEAYGIPQISTGDMLREAVKNQTALGMEAKKYMDSGQLVPDEVVIGLAKDRIAQPDCGKGFMLDGFPRTVPQAEALDKVLADMGKKIDHVISIEVPSSELLGRLTGRRTCKACGQGFHVMFDPPKKEGVCDKCGGELYQRDDDNEATVSNRLKVYEDQTAPLIDYYKAKGLLRPIDGVGAMGEILDRIKAVLG, from the coding sequence ATGAACCTGATTCTGTTAGGCCCTCCGGGGGCGGGCAAAGGGACCCAGGCCAAGATGCTCATCGAAGCCTACGGGATACCTCAGATCAGCACCGGCGACATGCTGCGCGAGGCGGTGAAGAACCAGACCGCGCTGGGCATGGAGGCCAAGAAATACATGGACTCCGGACAGTTGGTGCCCGACGAAGTGGTCATCGGCCTGGCCAAGGACCGCATTGCCCAGCCTGACTGCGGCAAGGGTTTCATGCTCGACGGCTTCCCGCGCACCGTGCCCCAGGCCGAGGCCTTGGACAAGGTCCTGGCGGACATGGGCAAGAAGATCGACCACGTGATCAGCATCGAGGTGCCGAGCAGCGAGCTGCTGGGACGCCTCACCGGGCGCCGCACCTGCAAGGCCTGCGGCCAGGGCTTCCACGTGATGTTCGATCCGCCCAAGAAAGAGGGCGTTTGCGACAAGTGCGGCGGCGAGCTGTATCAGCGCGACGACGACAACGAGGCCACGGTGAGCAACCGGCTGAAGGTCTACGAAGACCAGACCGCCCCGCTCATCGACTACTACAAGGCCAAGGGCTTGCTGCGCCCCATCGACGGCGTGGGGGCCATGGGCGAGATCCTGGATCGCATCAAGGCGGTCTTGGGATAA